AATAGAGGGTATTAAGAGAGTGGTTATTCGAAAGGAAGGAGATGAATACACTCTTTATACTGAAGGATCCATGCTAAAGGATGTCATTAAGATAGAAGGTGTCGATGCCTCTAGAATATATACTAACAATATAGGTGAGATATATTCTGTTTTTGGAGTTGAAGCTGCAAGGAATGCTATTATCCATGAAGCATCAGAGACACTGCGTGAACAGGGATTAACCGTAGATGACCGACACATAATGCTTGTTGCAGATATCATGACATGTGATGGCGAAGTTAAACAGATCGGTCGTCATGGTATTTCTGGTGAAAAGGCAAGTGTTTTTGCAAGGGCTGCATTTGAGGTCACAGTAAATCATTTACTGGATGCAGGTATGCGCGGAGACATTGATAAACTAAGTGGTGTAACTGAAAATATCATCGTGGGACAGCCAATAAAGCTGGGTACAGGTAATGTACACCTGGTTGCAAAAGGATATGGTTCTGAATAACCTGATTACAACCAGAAAGTAGATATAATGAATTGCTTATTAGAAATCAGACATATTAAACATTTAAGTTAACAGTTTAGCTATAAATAGAGTTGATATATATGGAAATCAATGTTGATAAATCACTGATTAAAGCCATTAGAACAGGCTCAGTCATTATTGGATCAACCCGTACTGTTGAAGCTGCTGAAAAATCAGAGGCTAAAATGGTGGTGCTTGCTTCTAACTGTCCTGAAGATATAAGAGAGAAGATTGAAAATACAGATGTTCCGGTGCTTAATTATTATGGAACAAGTGTAGAACTTGGACCAGTTTGTGGTAAACCGTTCACGATTGCAGCAATGGCTATAATGGATCCCGGAGAATCGGATATCTTAGCAGCAAAATAAGGAGTTGGGTTAATTGAGCGAGATCAAACTCACAACGGAAGGAATCAGGTATATTGCATTATTTGAAAAGGAAACAGGTGCTTCTATAAGGGACTGTATTGTAGATAATGATCGTATTATTTATGTTGTAAATGCCGGGGATATGGGAGCAGCCATTGGCAGAAACGGCGATCATATAAATAAAA
Above is a genomic segment from Methanosalsum zhilinae DSM 4017 containing:
- a CDS encoding 50S ribosomal protein L30e; translation: MEINVDKSLIKAIRTGSVIIGSTRTVEAAEKSEAKMVVLASNCPEDIREKIENTDVPVLNYYGTSVELGPVCGKPFTIAAMAIMDPGESDILAAK